The Orcinus orca chromosome 4, mOrcOrc1.1, whole genome shotgun sequence genome includes a region encoding these proteins:
- the INTS12 gene encoding integrator complex subunit 12 isoform X1 — protein sequence MSAGGIFKGKVFAMAATVNLELDPIFLKALGFLHSKSKDSAEKLKALLDESLARGIDSSYRPSQKDVEPPKISSTKTVSIKQEPKTSSTLPSGNNNGKVLTTEKVKKEGEKRPADKMKSDITEGVDIPKKPRLEKPETRSSPITVQTSKDLAMTDLSSFEETSADDFAMEMGLACVVCRQMTVASGNQLVECQECHNLYHQDCHKPQVTDKEVNDPRLVWYCARCTRQMKRMAQKTQKPPQKPAPTVVSVAPAVKDPLVKKPETKLKQELTFLAFKRSEVKASTVVSGNSSSTSVSSSATSGLTGWAAFAAKTSSAGPSTAKLSSTTQNNSGKPATSSANQKPVGLTGLATSSKGGIGSKIGSSNSTSPTVPLKPPPPLTLGKTGLSRSVSCDNVSKVGLPSPSSLVPGSSSQLSGNGNSGTSGPSGSTTNKTTSESSSSPSASLKGPTSQESQLNAMKRLQMVKKKAAQKKLKK from the exons ATGAGTGCTGGAGGGATTTTCAAGGGGAAG GTGTTTGCAATGGCTGCTACTGTGAACTTGGAACTTGATCCCATTTTTTTGAAAGCACTAGGCTTCTTACATTCAAAGAGTAAGGATTCTGCTGAAAAGCTAAAAGCACTACTTGATGAATCTTTGGCTCGGGGCATTGATTCAAGTTACCGTCCATCTCAAAAG GATGTGGAACCACCCAAAATTTCAAGCACAAAAACTGTTTCCATTAAGCAAGAGCCCAAAACATCATCCACTCTTCCTTCTGGCAATAATAATGGCAAGGTCCTAACAACTGAAAAGGTAAAGAAGGAAGGTGAAAAGAGACCTGCTGATaaa ATGAAATCAGACATCACTGAAGGAGTTGATATTCCAAAGAAACCTAGATTGGAGAAACCAGAGACGCGGTCCTCTCCCATTACTGTCCAAACCAGCAAGGATTTAGCTATGACTGACCTTTCCAGCTTTGAGGAGACCAGTGCTGATGATTTTGCCATGGAGATGGGATTGGCCTGTGTTGTTTGTAG GCAAATGACAGTGGCATCTGGTAATCAATTAGTAGAATGTCAGGAATGCCATAATCTCTACCACCAAGATTGCCATAAGCCGCAGGTGACAGACAAGGAAGTGAATGACCCTCGCCTTGTGTGGTATTGTGCCCGGTGTACCAGACAAATGAAAAGAATG GCTCAAAAAACTCAGAAACCACCACAGAAACCAGCCCCCACAGTTGTTTCTGTAGCTCCTGCTGTTAAAGATCCATTGGTTAAGAAACCAGAAACTAAACTCAAGCAAGAGTTAACTTTTCTAGCATTTAAGAGATCAGAAGTCAAG GCATCCACGGTTGTTTCAGGAAATTCTTCTAGTACCAGTGTTTCCTCTTCAGCAACTAGTGGCCTAACTGGATGGGCAGCTTTTGCAGCCAAAACTTCTTCTGCTGGTCCATCCACAGCAAAATTGAGTTCAACAACCCAAAACAATAGCGGGAAACCTGCTACCTCATCAGCTAACCAGAAGCCTGTGGGTTTGACTGGTCTGGCAACATCATCCAAAGGTGGAATAGGTTCCAAAATAGGTTCCAGTAACAGCACTTCACCCACTGTACCACTGAAACCACCTCCACCTCTAACTTTGGGCAAAACTGGCCTTAGTCGCTCAGTTAGTTGTGACAATGTTAGCAAAGTAGGTCTTCCCAGTCCAAGTAGTTTGGTTCCAGGAAGCAGCAGCCAACTAAGTGGGAATGGAAATAGTGGGACATCAGGGCCTAGTGGAAGTACCACTAACAAAACCACTTCAGAATCAAGCAGCTCTCCCTCAGCATCCCTTAAAGGTCCAACTTCACAAGAATCACAACTCAATGCCATGAAGCGattacagatggtcaagaagaaGGCTGCCCAAAAGAAACTCAAGAAGTAA
- the INTS12 gene encoding integrator complex subunit 12 isoform X2, whose protein sequence is MAATVNLELDPIFLKALGFLHSKSKDSAEKLKALLDESLARGIDSSYRPSQKDVEPPKISSTKTVSIKQEPKTSSTLPSGNNNGKVLTTEKVKKEGEKRPADKMKSDITEGVDIPKKPRLEKPETRSSPITVQTSKDLAMTDLSSFEETSADDFAMEMGLACVVCRQMTVASGNQLVECQECHNLYHQDCHKPQVTDKEVNDPRLVWYCARCTRQMKRMAQKTQKPPQKPAPTVVSVAPAVKDPLVKKPETKLKQELTFLAFKRSEVKASTVVSGNSSSTSVSSSATSGLTGWAAFAAKTSSAGPSTAKLSSTTQNNSGKPATSSANQKPVGLTGLATSSKGGIGSKIGSSNSTSPTVPLKPPPPLTLGKTGLSRSVSCDNVSKVGLPSPSSLVPGSSSQLSGNGNSGTSGPSGSTTNKTTSESSSSPSASLKGPTSQESQLNAMKRLQMVKKKAAQKKLKK, encoded by the exons ATGGCTGCTACTGTGAACTTGGAACTTGATCCCATTTTTTTGAAAGCACTAGGCTTCTTACATTCAAAGAGTAAGGATTCTGCTGAAAAGCTAAAAGCACTACTTGATGAATCTTTGGCTCGGGGCATTGATTCAAGTTACCGTCCATCTCAAAAG GATGTGGAACCACCCAAAATTTCAAGCACAAAAACTGTTTCCATTAAGCAAGAGCCCAAAACATCATCCACTCTTCCTTCTGGCAATAATAATGGCAAGGTCCTAACAACTGAAAAGGTAAAGAAGGAAGGTGAAAAGAGACCTGCTGATaaa ATGAAATCAGACATCACTGAAGGAGTTGATATTCCAAAGAAACCTAGATTGGAGAAACCAGAGACGCGGTCCTCTCCCATTACTGTCCAAACCAGCAAGGATTTAGCTATGACTGACCTTTCCAGCTTTGAGGAGACCAGTGCTGATGATTTTGCCATGGAGATGGGATTGGCCTGTGTTGTTTGTAG GCAAATGACAGTGGCATCTGGTAATCAATTAGTAGAATGTCAGGAATGCCATAATCTCTACCACCAAGATTGCCATAAGCCGCAGGTGACAGACAAGGAAGTGAATGACCCTCGCCTTGTGTGGTATTGTGCCCGGTGTACCAGACAAATGAAAAGAATG GCTCAAAAAACTCAGAAACCACCACAGAAACCAGCCCCCACAGTTGTTTCTGTAGCTCCTGCTGTTAAAGATCCATTGGTTAAGAAACCAGAAACTAAACTCAAGCAAGAGTTAACTTTTCTAGCATTTAAGAGATCAGAAGTCAAG GCATCCACGGTTGTTTCAGGAAATTCTTCTAGTACCAGTGTTTCCTCTTCAGCAACTAGTGGCCTAACTGGATGGGCAGCTTTTGCAGCCAAAACTTCTTCTGCTGGTCCATCCACAGCAAAATTGAGTTCAACAACCCAAAACAATAGCGGGAAACCTGCTACCTCATCAGCTAACCAGAAGCCTGTGGGTTTGACTGGTCTGGCAACATCATCCAAAGGTGGAATAGGTTCCAAAATAGGTTCCAGTAACAGCACTTCACCCACTGTACCACTGAAACCACCTCCACCTCTAACTTTGGGCAAAACTGGCCTTAGTCGCTCAGTTAGTTGTGACAATGTTAGCAAAGTAGGTCTTCCCAGTCCAAGTAGTTTGGTTCCAGGAAGCAGCAGCCAACTAAGTGGGAATGGAAATAGTGGGACATCAGGGCCTAGTGGAAGTACCACTAACAAAACCACTTCAGAATCAAGCAGCTCTCCCTCAGCATCCCTTAAAGGTCCAACTTCACAAGAATCACAACTCAATGCCATGAAGCGattacagatggtcaagaagaaGGCTGCCCAAAAGAAACTCAAGAAGTAA